In a single window of the Acidobacteriota bacterium genome:
- a CDS encoding MoxR family ATPase: MASEPIPIPRSSIERVEALRENVEQVLQGKPEVVELSIAALLARGHLLLEDVPGVGKTTLAHALARSIDSEFQRVQFTSDLMPSDIIGVTIFSQDRQEFEFVKGPLFTNVLLADEINRATPKTQSALLEAMSEGTVSIEQERIELPHPFLVIATQNPVEHSGTYPLPESQRDRFMMRLTIGYPSREDEKNILRSGGGQRALARLEPVMSSNDLRELQEHAARIHVSEGVVDYMLSIVEATRHHPDVRLGVSTRGTLTLHRAVQALALVRERDYVVPDDVKEMAVPVLAHRIVLRGESVLSPRDGEADRMIRTILTTVAAPR, encoded by the coding sequence ATGGCCAGCGAACCAATACCCATACCGCGCTCGTCGATCGAAAGGGTCGAAGCTCTGCGCGAGAATGTCGAGCAGGTGCTGCAGGGGAAACCCGAAGTCGTCGAGCTTTCGATCGCGGCGCTTCTGGCAAGGGGACATTTGCTGCTCGAGGACGTACCCGGAGTCGGAAAGACGACTCTGGCGCATGCTCTGGCGCGTTCGATCGATTCGGAGTTCCAGAGGGTCCAGTTCACCTCCGATCTGATGCCGTCCGACATCATCGGCGTGACGATCTTCAGCCAGGACAGGCAGGAATTCGAGTTTGTGAAGGGTCCGCTCTTCACCAATGTTCTCCTGGCAGACGAGATCAATCGGGCCACGCCCAAGACGCAGTCCGCCCTGCTCGAAGCGATGAGCGAGGGGACGGTGTCGATCGAGCAGGAGAGGATCGAGCTGCCGCATCCGTTTCTCGTCATCGCCACGCAGAACCCGGTCGAGCACAGTGGAACCTACCCGCTGCCGGAGTCTCAGCGTGACCGTTTCATGATGCGGCTGACGATCGGGTATCCCTCGCGAGAGGATGAGAAGAACATCCTTCGTTCCGGCGGGGGGCAACGCGCTCTGGCGAGGCTGGAACCTGTCATGTCCTCGAACGATCTGCGGGAGCTTCAGGAGCACGCCGCGAGGATTCACGTGAGCGAGGGCGTGGTGGACTACATGCTCTCGATCGTCGAGGCAACTCGTCATCATCCGGATGTCCGGCTGGGTGTGTCGACCCGAGGGACTCTGACGCTTCATCGCGCGGTCCAGGCGCTCGCCCTGGTTCGCGAGAGGGACTACGTTGTGCCCGACGACGTGAAGGAAATGGCGGTGCCAGTTCTGGCGCACCGGATCGTGCTCCGCGGGGAAAGCGTGCTTTCTCCGAGAGACGGCGAAGCCGACCGGATGATTCGAACGATCCTGACCACGGTCGCTGCACCGCGGTGA
- a CDS encoding electron transfer flavoprotein-ubiquinone oxidoreductase, with protein MVVLQNIEREDLEVDVVIVGGGPAGLAAAIHLAKLIRDHGDGGGDLGETMIAVLEKGREVGSHGISGAVMDPRGITELIPDWMERGAPVEAEVADDEFLYLTEKRSFKAPILPPPLRNEGKYVISLAAFTRWMAAQASGAGVEIFPEFPAAQVLLEDGRVVGVRTADKGVDKLGQPKGNFEPGVDIRAKVTIIAEGPRGTLTKQLAIEKDLYSEKNPPVFALGLKELWKVPEGRMAPGDVIHTLGWPLDSRTFGGGFIYGMKGDVIDVGFVVGLDYFDPSLDPHNEFQRFKLHPSVKRLLEGGKMIEAGAKAIPEGGFFSMPRMYGDGFLITGDSAGFLNGARLKGIHLAIKSGILAAEAAFEAILSGDHSEKKLSHYETLFRKSWAHEELYKQRNFHQGFEHGRLAGLLNAGLSLLTGGRGFGVKNRLEGEAGHRRMKKIRDHDPEGSGPSSRIPYDNEYTFDKVTNVYHGGVKHEENQPAHLLIADTEVCITRCTEEYGNPCLNFCPANVYEPKETADGRGKVPFLNFTNCYHCKTCDIMDPYQVITWVPPEGGGGPDYEKA; from the coding sequence ATGGTCGTGCTTCAGAACATCGAAAGGGAAGACCTCGAGGTCGACGTCGTCATCGTAGGGGGCGGGCCCGCGGGGCTGGCTGCCGCGATCCACCTGGCGAAGCTGATTCGTGACCATGGGGACGGCGGCGGTGATCTCGGGGAAACGATGATTGCCGTGCTCGAGAAGGGGCGCGAGGTAGGCTCGCACGGGATCTCGGGCGCCGTCATGGATCCGCGTGGAATCACCGAGCTGATCCCCGACTGGATGGAACGGGGCGCGCCGGTCGAAGCCGAGGTCGCGGATGACGAGTTCCTGTACCTGACGGAGAAGAGATCGTTCAAAGCGCCGATCCTCCCGCCTCCGCTCAGGAATGAGGGAAAGTACGTGATCTCTCTCGCCGCCTTCACCCGTTGGATGGCGGCGCAGGCCTCCGGCGCCGGGGTCGAGATCTTCCCCGAGTTCCCTGCGGCGCAGGTGCTCCTCGAGGACGGACGAGTCGTGGGAGTGAGAACCGCGGACAAGGGCGTCGACAAGCTCGGCCAGCCGAAGGGCAATTTCGAGCCGGGCGTCGACATCAGGGCGAAGGTCACGATCATCGCGGAAGGACCACGCGGAACCCTGACCAAACAGTTGGCGATCGAAAAGGACCTCTATTCGGAAAAGAACCCACCCGTGTTCGCCCTCGGCTTGAAGGAGCTGTGGAAAGTTCCCGAAGGAAGGATGGCGCCGGGCGACGTCATCCATACGCTCGGCTGGCCGCTCGATTCCCGCACATTCGGCGGCGGATTCATTTACGGGATGAAGGGCGACGTCATCGACGTCGGTTTCGTCGTCGGCCTGGACTACTTCGATCCTTCCCTCGATCCGCACAATGAATTTCAGCGATTCAAGCTTCATCCCTCGGTGAAGCGACTGCTCGAGGGAGGGAAGATGATCGAGGCCGGAGCCAAGGCGATTCCCGAGGGAGGCTTTTTCTCGATGCCGAGAATGTACGGCGACGGATTTCTGATCACGGGCGACTCGGCGGGGTTTCTCAACGGAGCGCGTCTGAAGGGAATTCATCTGGCGATCAAGTCGGGGATTCTGGCGGCCGAGGCAGCCTTCGAGGCGATCCTTTCGGGTGACCACTCCGAGAAGAAGCTCTCACATTATGAAACGCTGTTTCGAAAATCGTGGGCTCACGAAGAGCTCTACAAGCAGCGGAACTTCCATCAGGGTTTCGAGCACGGCCGCCTCGCGGGACTTCTGAACGCCGGTCTGTCGCTCCTGACCGGAGGCCGCGGCTTCGGCGTGAAGAATCGCCTGGAGGGAGAGGCGGGCCATCGCCGGATGAAGAAGATCCGGGATCACGATCCGGAGGGTTCGGGACCGTCCTCCCGAATCCCATACGACAACGAATACACATTCGACAAGGTTACGAACGTGTATCACGGTGGTGTCAAGCACGAGGAGAACCAGCCCGCGCACCTCCTGATCGCGGATACTGAAGTCTGCATCACGCGGTGCACCGAGGAATATGGAAATCCATGCCTCAACTTTTGTCCGGCGAACGTCTACGAACCGAAAGAGACGGCTGATGGCCGCGGCAAGGTACCTTTCTTGAACTTCACCAATTGTTACCACTGCAAGACCTGCGACATCATGGATCCGTATCAGGTCATCACGTGGGTGCCGCCTGAAGGAGGCGGAGGTCCGGACTACGAGAAGGCCTGA